From a single Hevea brasiliensis isolate MT/VB/25A 57/8 unplaced genomic scaffold, ASM3005281v1 Scaf1, whole genome shotgun sequence genomic region:
- the LOC110646512 gene encoding probable amidase At4g34880 isoform X2 has protein sequence MSTNSILLSILVSILLCGFFTKITIAFSIKEATIDDLQLAFQRKHLTSRQLVQFYLKEIRRLNPLLRGVIEVNPDSLYLADKADKERKAKAPGSLHSLHGIPILLKDNIATKDKLNTTAGSFALLGSVVPRDAGVVVRLRKAGAIIFGKASMTEWAAFRSNFLPSGFCGRKHQGMNPYVLSAGPCGSSSGSGISVAANMVAVSLGTETDGSILCPSSVNSIVGIKPTVGLTSRSGVVPISPRQDTVGPMCRTVRDAVYVLDAIVGFDHYDDATRAAVKFIPQGGYKQFLKPDGLQEKRLGIVRNPFFKFYNDEGSVLTRAFEHHFDKLRQKGTILIDHLEISNIDEIINFTGSGEQFALVAEFKPAINGYLKQLVKSPVRTLADLIAFNKKFSNLEKTKEYGQDLFEAAESLKGAGKLLKLAVANLNKLSRNGLEELVRKHKLDALVTPYDLRRSSYISTLLAIGGYPGISVPAGYDTEGVPFGICFGGLKGTEPKLIEIAYGFEQATKIRKPPSFKP, from the exons ATGTCTACCAATTCAATACTTCTTTCAATTCTTGTATCCATATTATTATGTGGGTTCTTCACCAAGATAACTATCGCTTTCTCAATTAAAGAAGCAACCATTGATGATCTTCAACTGGCATTTCAGCGGAAACATCTAACCTCCAGACAACTCGTTCAGTTCTACCTCAAAGAAATCCGCAGGCTCAATCCTCTCCTTCGAGGGGTCATAGAAGTGAACCCTGATTCTCTCTACCTGGCTGATAAGGCCGATAAAGAGCGCAAGGCTAAGGCTCCAGGATCTTTGCATAGTTTACATGGCATTCCTATCCTGCTCAAAGATAACATTGCTACCAAGGATAAGCTCAACACCACTGCTGGCTCTTTTGCGCTGCTTGGCTCAGTCGTTCCCCGAGATGCAGGTGTCGTGGTGAGGTTAAGGAAAGCTGGAGCCATCATATTCGGGAAGGCTAGCATGACCGAATGGGCTGCTTTTAGATCGAATTTTTTACCTAGCGGCTTCTGTGGAAGAAAACATCAAGGAATG AATCCTTATGTTCTGTCAGCAGGGCCTTGTGGGTCAAGTAGCGGATCAGGAATATCAGTAGCAGCAAATATGGTAGCAGTGTCCCTGGGGACTGAGACTGATGGCTCCATCTTATGTCCATCCAGTGTTAACTCGATTGTGGGTATTAAACCAACTGTTGGTCTCACTAGTAGATCTGGAGTTGTCCCAATCTCCCCTCGACAGGATACAGTTGG GCCAATGTGCCGGACAGTGAGAGATGCTGTTTATGTCCTTGATGCCATTGTAGGCTTTGATCACTATGATGATGCGACTAGAGCTGCAGTCAAGTTCATTCCACAGGGTGGCTACAAGCAATTCCTTAAGCCTGATGGCCTTCAAGAGAAGCGATTAGGGATAGTTAGGAATCCTTTCTTCAAGTTCTATAATGACGAGGGATCTGTTCTAACTCGAGCTTTCGAGCACCACTTCGACAAACTAAG gcaaaaggGAACAATTCTGATTGATCATTTGGAAATTTCCAACATTGATGAGATCATAAATTTCACTGGAAGTGGTGAACAATTTGCGCTGGTGGCTGAGTTCAAGCCAGCAATAAATGGATACCTAAAACAATTGGTGAAATCCCCAGTGCGAACCTTAGCAGACCTCATTGCCTTCAATAAGAAATTCTCCAACTTG GAAAAGACCAAGGAATATGGTCAAGACTTGTTTGAAGCTGCTGAATCTTTGAAGGGAGCTGGCAAGCTACTGAAGCTAGCAGTGGCAAATCTGAACAAACTTTCAAGAAATGGATTGGAGGAATTGGTGAGGAAGCATAAACTAGATGCACTAGTGACTCCATATGATTTAAGAAGGAGCTCATATATCTCAACTCTACTTGCAATTGGAGGATATCCAGGAATCAGTGTCCCCGCTGGGTATGACACTGAGGGGGTGCCTTTCGGCATCTGCTTTGGAGGATTGAAAGGTACAGAGCCCAAACTAATAGAGATTGCTTATGGCTTTGAGCAGGCTACTAAGATTAGGAAGCCTCCTTCATTCAAGCCTTGA
- the LOC110646512 gene encoding probable amidase At4g34880 isoform X1, translating into MSTNSILLSILVSILLCGFFTKITIAFSIKEATIDDLQLAFQRKHLTSRQLVQFYLKEIRRLNPLLRGVIEVNPDSLYLADKADKERKAKAPGSLHSLHGIPILLKDNIATKDKLNTTAGSFALLGSVVPRDAGVVVRLRKAGAIIFGKASMTEWAAFRSNFLPSGFCGRKHQGMNPYVLSAGPCGSSSGSGISVAANMVAVSLGTETDGSILCPSSVNSIVGIKPTVGLTSRSGVVPISPRQDTVGRPMCRTVRDAVYVLDAIVGFDHYDDATRAAVKFIPQGGYKQFLKPDGLQEKRLGIVRNPFFKFYNDEGSVLTRAFEHHFDKLRQKGTILIDHLEISNIDEIINFTGSGEQFALVAEFKPAINGYLKQLVKSPVRTLADLIAFNKKFSNLEKTKEYGQDLFEAAESLKGAGKLLKLAVANLNKLSRNGLEELVRKHKLDALVTPYDLRRSSYISTLLAIGGYPGISVPAGYDTEGVPFGICFGGLKGTEPKLIEIAYGFEQATKIRKPPSFKP; encoded by the exons ATGTCTACCAATTCAATACTTCTTTCAATTCTTGTATCCATATTATTATGTGGGTTCTTCACCAAGATAACTATCGCTTTCTCAATTAAAGAAGCAACCATTGATGATCTTCAACTGGCATTTCAGCGGAAACATCTAACCTCCAGACAACTCGTTCAGTTCTACCTCAAAGAAATCCGCAGGCTCAATCCTCTCCTTCGAGGGGTCATAGAAGTGAACCCTGATTCTCTCTACCTGGCTGATAAGGCCGATAAAGAGCGCAAGGCTAAGGCTCCAGGATCTTTGCATAGTTTACATGGCATTCCTATCCTGCTCAAAGATAACATTGCTACCAAGGATAAGCTCAACACCACTGCTGGCTCTTTTGCGCTGCTTGGCTCAGTCGTTCCCCGAGATGCAGGTGTCGTGGTGAGGTTAAGGAAAGCTGGAGCCATCATATTCGGGAAGGCTAGCATGACCGAATGGGCTGCTTTTAGATCGAATTTTTTACCTAGCGGCTTCTGTGGAAGAAAACATCAAGGAATG AATCCTTATGTTCTGTCAGCAGGGCCTTGTGGGTCAAGTAGCGGATCAGGAATATCAGTAGCAGCAAATATGGTAGCAGTGTCCCTGGGGACTGAGACTGATGGCTCCATCTTATGTCCATCCAGTGTTAACTCGATTGTGGGTATTAAACCAACTGTTGGTCTCACTAGTAGATCTGGAGTTGTCCCAATCTCCCCTCGACAGGATACAGTTGG CAGGCCAATGTGCCGGACAGTGAGAGATGCTGTTTATGTCCTTGATGCCATTGTAGGCTTTGATCACTATGATGATGCGACTAGAGCTGCAGTCAAGTTCATTCCACAGGGTGGCTACAAGCAATTCCTTAAGCCTGATGGCCTTCAAGAGAAGCGATTAGGGATAGTTAGGAATCCTTTCTTCAAGTTCTATAATGACGAGGGATCTGTTCTAACTCGAGCTTTCGAGCACCACTTCGACAAACTAAG gcaaaaggGAACAATTCTGATTGATCATTTGGAAATTTCCAACATTGATGAGATCATAAATTTCACTGGAAGTGGTGAACAATTTGCGCTGGTGGCTGAGTTCAAGCCAGCAATAAATGGATACCTAAAACAATTGGTGAAATCCCCAGTGCGAACCTTAGCAGACCTCATTGCCTTCAATAAGAAATTCTCCAACTTG GAAAAGACCAAGGAATATGGTCAAGACTTGTTTGAAGCTGCTGAATCTTTGAAGGGAGCTGGCAAGCTACTGAAGCTAGCAGTGGCAAATCTGAACAAACTTTCAAGAAATGGATTGGAGGAATTGGTGAGGAAGCATAAACTAGATGCACTAGTGACTCCATATGATTTAAGAAGGAGCTCATATATCTCAACTCTACTTGCAATTGGAGGATATCCAGGAATCAGTGTCCCCGCTGGGTATGACACTGAGGGGGTGCCTTTCGGCATCTGCTTTGGAGGATTGAAAGGTACAGAGCCCAAACTAATAGAGATTGCTTATGGCTTTGAGCAGGCTACTAAGATTAGGAAGCCTCCTTCATTCAAGCCTTGA